The DNA window GGGCGGGCGGAGATGGTCCGGGGCTCCTGGATCAAGCCCGGGGCCGTCGTGATCGACGTCGGGATGACTCGGAACGCGGCGGGGAAGCTTTGCGGCGACGTCGCCTTCGACGAGGCGAAGGAGGTGGCGGGACTGATCTCTCCCGTTCCCGGCGGGGTCGGCCCGATGACGATCGCGATGCTCCTGCAGAACACGCTCGAAGCTGCATCCCGACGGACGGCAGGGAGGTAAGGCCCGGAAATGCTCCTGCCCACGGACCGCGGCTATTCCCGGTCCCACGCGTGGGCGATGCGCGATTCGCAGGGCGATGTGCGTTTCGGGCTGACGCACGCGCCGGGAGCGTTCCTCGGGGACGTCGTTTCCGTGGAGCTACCTCCCCCGGGAACGAAGGTTTCCGCCGGGGAGCCGATCGGACTGGTCGAATCCACCACCACCGTGTTCGAACTCCAGTCGCCCCTCTCCGGTGTCGTGATCGCCGTGAACCCGGAGGCGGAGAGCGCCCCGCGGAGGGTGACGGAGGATCCGTACGGCGAGGGGTGGCTGTTGTCGATCCGCCCGGCCGCCGGCGAAGAGCTCGACACCCTGCTCGCCGCCGAGGAGTACGCCCGCTTCCTCGGCGAGGAACAGGCAATCTGATCAGCGCAGCCGAAGCGCCCCGCCGTGGATGTAGACGAAGCGGCCGCGGATCAGCAGGCTGGGAATCTTGTACTGCGTGGGGATCGGATCGAACGGTGCCGCCGTCCGGATGGAGCGGATCGCCTCGTCGTCGAGGATCTTCGACCCCGAGCTGCGGACCAGCTCGATCGAATCCACCTTTCCGCTGCGCGCGATCACGAAATCGAGGGTCAGCTCGCCCTGGATCCCGGCCGTCGCGGCTTCGTACGGGTATTGCCATACGAGCTCGATCTTCCGCTTGATCGAGGCGAAATACGAGATGTACTGGACCTCCGGCGCGTTCAGCGGCATCAGTCGGAATCCGCCGCCTCCCTCCTCGGTGACGCCCTCCTCCCCGCTCGCTTTCCCTCCGGTGCCCACCGCGTTCCCCGTCGCCGCTCCCTGCCCGCGGCCTCCCGCCGGTTCCTGGCGCGCCATCACCATCTTGCCGAGGGAAGGCGTGAGGTCCCGCAGCGATTTCGGCGGGGCGCCGCTTTTTCCGGGGGCGCCCCGGGGCGTCGCGGGAGAAGGCGCCGGTTCCGCCTTGGCCTCGCGCCCGCCGGCTTCCTTTCCGGGGGGACCCTGCGCGTCCTTCGCTTCCGGTGTCGGGCTCGCTTTCCGCGCGCTGACCGGGAACGACTCCTCGGGCGGCAGGTCCGGTTTCACCGGGAGGTCCGGGACGCGACCTTGCAGTACCGGGGGGGGCAAAGCTGCCTTGGGGGGCGCGGGACGAGGCGGCCTCCCTTCGAGGATGCCGCGCCGTGCCGGGAGGAAGTCCGTGGCGCGCGGAATGTCCGCGAGATCGACCTCCATGACCTCTTCCGGGGGGCGGACCGTGTTGGGGAACCGGTACACCAGCCAGAGGACGAGGAGGTGCAGGAGCACGGAGATGCCCGTGCACACGAGGAACCAGCGGCGATATGGCATAACGTGTAATTATAGCAACCTATGATTCCAATCCGCGACCACGATCCCTTCCTCCCGCGTCCCGATCGTCACCTACCTGTTGATCGCCGCCAACCTCGGTCTTTTTTTCTACGAGATTTCCGTGGGGGAGAGTCTCCCTCCGGGGTCGTCTTCCTGAGGGCGTTCTCGATCCGGGGACGGGGAAGGGGGGGACAACCGTTTAGCCCTTGACACGCCGGCGTCTTTCGGGATTAATGAAAACAACTCCGATCGGCGTTTTTCCCGGTTTCCGGGGACGTTATAAAAAACAATAGGAGGTTCGAAAGATGACGAAGGCTGAACTGGTCGAGGCCGTTCGCGAAGGGGCGGGGATCGGGAAAGGTCAGGCGGAAGACGCGGTCGCGGCGTTTCTCGGCGCGGTCACCAAGAGTTTGAAGAAAGGCGACAAGCTCACGCTGACCGGCTTCGGGACGTTCAGCGTCAGCAACCGGAAAGCCCGCACGGGGCGCAACCCCCAGACAGGCGAGACGATCAAGATCAAGGCCGCAAAGGTTCCCAAGTTCAGCGCGGGCAAGGGACTCAAGGAAGCGGTCGGCGGGAAGAAGAAGTAAGGCGCGCCTGCGTCCGATCCGGCAGTCGCCTCTCCGATAGATTTCGCGCCCCGGCCGAACCGGTATCCGGCCGGGGCGTTTCCTTTCCGGGGGTGGCCATGTTCACGAAGATCCTGTTGCCTTCCGATTTTTCCGGATGTTCCGCCGAGGCGGCCCGCGCGGCGCGCCGGCTGGCCGAATGCTTCGGATCCACCCTGATCGTCCTCCACGTCCTCGACGAACCCGCGGCGCTCGACCCGATGTTCCGGGGCGAGGTCCCGCTCGAGCTGCTCCGGGGGCGGATGGAGCAGTACGCCCGCGAGGGGATGGAAGCGTTCCTCAAGGCCAACTTCGAGGGGCTCCCGGGAGTGGAGACCCGGATGGCCTCGGGCGTCCCCTACCGGGAGATCGTTCGCGAAGCCAGGGAATGCGGGGCCGGGCTGATCGTCATCGGGACGCACGGCCGCACCGGTGTGGAGCGCGTGATCTTCGGCAGCACCGCCGAGAAGGTCGTCCGCATGGCGCCGTGCCCCGTGCTTTCGGTCCGCGAAGGCGGCAAGGAATTCGTCCATCCGTAATACGAGCCAACGACATCGAATGGAGGAGGAACGCGGCATGACAATGATCGTCGATGTGCACGGAAGGGAAGTCCTTGACTCCCGGGGGAACCCGACCGTCGAGGTCGAGGTGCTGCTCGAGTCCGGAGCGGAAGGGCGCGCGATCGTCCCCTCCGGCGCGTCGACCGGGACCCGCGAGGCCGTGGAGCTGCGCGACGGCGACCCGAAGCGGTTCATGGGGAAGGGCGTGACGAAGGCGGTCCGCAACGTGAACCGTGTGATCGCCCCCAAGCTTGTCGGATACGACGCGACGGAGCAGGTCCTGGTCGACCGGATGCTGATCGATCTGGACGGCACCGGGAACAAGGGGAAGCTCGGGGCGAACGCGATTCTCGGCGCCTCGATCGCGGTGGCCCGGGCGGCGGCGGAGGCGTGCGGCCTCCCGTTGTACCGGTATCTCGGCGGCGTCGGCGCGTGCACCCTCCCCGTCCCGATGATGAACATCCTGAACGGCGGCTCCCACGCCGACAACAACATGGACATCCAGGAGTTCATGGTGATGCCGGTGGGGGCGAAGAGCTTCTCCGAGGCGCTCCGGATGGGGGTCGAGACGTTCCACAACCTGAAGAAGGTGCTGAAGGGGAAGGGACTGAACACGAACGTCGGCGACGAGGGTGGTTTCGCCCCCCAGTTGCGCTCCAACGCCGAGGCGATCGAGGTGATCCTGGAGGCGATCGCGAAGGCCGGGTACAAGCCGGGGAGGGACGTCTGCGTCGCCCTCGACTCCGCCGCCTCCGAGTTCCGCGAGAAGGGGAAATACGTATTCCGCAAGTCCGACAAGTCGAAGCGGGACTCCGCGCAACTCGTCAGGTTCTACGAGGACCTGTGCCGCCAGTACCCGATCGTCTCGATCGAGGACGGCTTCTCCGAGGACGACTGGGAAGGCTGGAAGATGTTCACGGATGCGTTGGGCAAGAAGATCCAGATCGTTGGGGACGACATCTTCGTCACCAATCCCTCGATCCTGCGGAAGGGGATCGCGAAGGGCGTGGCCAACTCCGTCCTCATCAAGCTGAACCAGATCGGCACCGTGACGGAGACGATCGAGGCGATCGAGATGGCGAAACGCGCGGGGTGGACCGCCGTCGTTTCCCATCGTTCCGGCGAGACCGAGGACAGCACGATCGCCGACCTCGTCGTGGGGCTCTCCACCGGGCAGATCAAGACCGGCTCCGCCTCGCGGACCGATCGGATCGCGAAGTACAACCAGCTGCTCCGGATCGAGGAGGAACTCGGCCCGGCGGCCCGGTTCGACGGGCGGGGAGTGTTCTATAATCTCTAACATGAAACGCCCCTTCATCGCGCTGATCATCATGGACGGCTGGGGCCATCGCGAGGAGAAGGAAGGGAACGCGGTGGCCCTTGCCGACACGCCGTTCTTCGACCGGCTCTGGGCCGGGTTCCCCCGAACCCTGATCCACGCCTCGGAGGAGCGCGTGGGCCTTCCTTCCGGCCAGATGGGGAACTCCGAAGTCGGGCACCTGAACCTCGGGGCGGGACGCGTGGTGTACCAGGACCTCGTCCGCATCTCGAAGTCCGTCCGGACCGGCGACTTCTTCCGCAACCCCGTCCTTGGCGCCGCCATGGATGCGGCGAGGGATAAAGGGAAGGCGCTGCACCTCGTGGGGCTGCTCTCCGACGGGGGCGTGCACTCCCTTCACACCCACCTCTATGCGCTGCTGCGGATGGCGAAGGAGCGAGGTGTCCCGAACGTATTTCTCCATCCGGTGTTCGACGGGCGGGACACCCCCCCGCAGAGCGGGATCGACCACCTTCGCGCCCTGCTGGCGCGGGCGGGGGAAATCGGCGCCGGGGAGGTGGCGACCGTCGTCGGCCGGTACTACACGATGGACCGCGACAACCGGTGGGACCGCGTCGAGCGCGCGTACAAGGCGATGGTTCGCGGGGAGGGGACGGCCGCAGGCGACCCGGTGGCCGCCGTCGCCGCCTCGTACGCGGCGGGGAAGACCGACGAGTTCATCGAGCCCGTGGTAATCGTGCGGGATGGCCGGCCGGTCGGACGGATCGCTCCCGGCGACTCGATGATTTTCTTCAACTTCCGGGCCGACCGCGCGCGCGAGATCACCCGGGCGCTGACGCAGGAGACGTTCGACCGCTTCCCCCGGCCCGAGCGGCTTTCGCTCACCTACGCCTGCATGACCACCTACGACGAGACCTTCGGGCTCCCCGTGGCCTTCCCGCCGCAGCGCCTCGACAACATCCTCGCGCGGGTGCTGGCCGACGCGGGCCTTACCAACCTCCGGATCGCCGAGACGGAAAAGTACGCCCACGTCACGTACTTCTTCAACGGCGGCGAGGAGACGGTCTACCCCGGGGAGACGCGGATCCTGATCCCGTCGCCATCCGTGCCCACCTACGACCTTAAGCCCGAGATGAGCGCGTACGAGGTGGGTGAACGCGCCGTGGCCGAGATCGCCTCGGGGAAGCACGCCATGATGGTCCTCAACTTCGCCAACGGGGACATGGTGGGGCACACCGGCGTTCTCCCGGCGGCGATCCAGGCGATCGAAGCGGTGGACCGGAACCTCCAGCGGGTCGTGGAGAAGGTCTGGGAGGTCGGGGGGGCCGCGCTCGTGACCGCCGACCACGGCAACGCCGAGCAGATGATCGACCCGAAGACCGGCGGTCCCTTCACCGCGCACACGACGAACCTCGTGCCCCTTGTTTTTGCCGATCCGCGGGCCGTCGGCTCGCGGCTGAGGGAAGACCGCGCGCTCGAGGATCTCGCTCCGACGATCCTCAACCTTCTGGCGCTGCCCGTTCCGGCGGAAATGACCGGCGCGGATGTCCGGGAGGCCTGACATGGGGTATTCATGGGAAGGGCGATCCCCCGTCCTGGTCGTCAGCAACGATCCGGCGGTGCGGGACATGCTGGCGAGTCTCCTCTCCGGGGAGGGGTTCCACGTCGCCCTCGCGGGATCCGGCGCGGAGGCCATGAAGATCGCCGCGAACGCCCCCTTCGACATCGTTCTTGTCGAGCAGTTCCTTCCCGACTTCTCCGGTGTCGAGTTCAAGCGGCGCCTCACCCGCGTCTCCCCGGAGACCCGCGTCGTCGTCCTGTCCTCCTTCACGACGATCCGCAGTTCCGACGATGTTCTCCGGTTCGGCACGTCCGACTTCATCATCGACCAGCGGGAAATCGTCGAACTCCTCCGCGCGCCTTCCGCGGTCCGGCAGGAGATCCCGATCCCGGCCGCCGGGGACGAGCGGCTCAAGAAATGCCTGGTCGACACGATCGACGTCCTGGTCAGCCTGCTGGAGGTGAACGACCCGTTCTTCGGGGGGAACTCCCACATCACGATGGAGTACGCCCGCTCCGTGGCCAAGGAGATGAAGCTCGACGGGGAAACGGTCGACGAGATCGTCGTCGGGTCGCTCCTCCACGATATCGGCCGGGTCGGCATCAAGAGCGACATCCTGGTCGGCAAGGGGGAGATCTCGGAGTCGGAGTTCAAGACGGTCCGGTCCCACTGCGAAAACGGCGCGAAGATCATCGGCGCGGTCGACTTCCCGTGGAAGGTCAAGCCGATCATCATCCACCACCATGAGCGGTACGACGGGAAAGGGTATCCGAGCGGCCTGAAGGGGCGGGAGATCCCGATCGGCGCGCGGATCCTGACCGTGGTCGATGCCTTCACCGCGATGACCGCCCACCGTCCGTACCGAAGCAGGAGTCTCACGCGCGGGGAGGCGATCCTGGAGCTCCACAGGAACGTCGGGACCCAGTTCGACCCCGAGGTGGTGGAGTTGTTCACCTCCGTCGTGGACCGGCAGTTCCATTTCCGCGGGCTGGGGCCGAAGCCAAGAATCCTGATGGTGGACGACGAGATCGACTATCTCACCCTCCTCAAGCTGAAACTCGTGAACGAGGGGTTCGACGTCGCCGTTGCGGACAACGCCGAGGACGCGCTGGCCGTAATGAAGAAGGACCCGCCCGACCTGGTCGTGGCCGACGTGATGATGCCGGGGACGGACGGGATCGCGATGTTCCGGAAGATGCGGGAGGCGAACGCCCCCTGGGGAGATACCCCCCTCATCTTCCTCAGCGGCAAGGACGAGTCGCAGACCAAGGTCGACGCGCTGCACCTGGGCGCCGAGGATTTCCTCGTCAAGCCGGTCGACCTGAAGGAGCTGGCAGCGCGGATCCGCAACGTCATCCGGCGCGACGTGAAATGGCGCAAGGCGGCGTCGGGAACCACCCAGGCCGTGGGAGTGATAGGGGACCTTAAGAACCTCGGCGTCCCCGACATCGTCCAGACGCTTCACCTGGGTCTGAAGACCGCCTGCGTCCGCGTCACCGGGAGGGGCGGCGATGGGAAGATCTGGTTCGAGAACGGACGAATCCGCCATGCCGAGCTGGGGAGCCTCTCGGGGGAGCATGCCTTCTACGAGATGCTCCGCTGGCAGGAGGGGCCGTTCGTCATCGTGCACGGGCAGTCCACAAAACTCCGCACGATCGAGATGGACGAGATGCAGTTGATGATGGAAGGGCTGCGCCGCCTCGACGAGGAGAGGAAGGAAGACCCGGCCAGATGACCCTATTCCGCCGGGAACGAAGAGCAAAGGAGCGGTATCGTCCATTGGCCACCGTCGTCTTCACAGTCCGCAGCGGAAAGGACCCGGGGCGGGTTTCTTCGCCCGTCACCGGAGAGGTCCACGATGTTTCCACCACGGGGATGTCCGTTGTCACCCCCCGGCTAGCCCCGGACGGCATCCACATCATGTACGACACGCTCATGACGTTCCGGAACCGGATCGACGCCACCATCTTTCCCGAGGGGAAACCGCCTGTCCGGGTCCAGGGGACCGTGGCCTGGTTCCGCGCCGCGGACACGCCGGCGGGCTTCTACATCTTCGGCATGCGATTCGACCAGGAGGCGCCGGTTCTCGAGGAACTCCTGCTCACCGGTCGGAAACCCCCCGGATAAGGATTGTGAGCCGGCTGTCCGGCTGTCCGGCGTGTTTAAGCCAAGG is part of the Candidatus Deferrimicrobium sp. genome and encodes:
- a CDS encoding glycine cleavage system protein H; protein product: MLLPTDRGYSRSHAWAMRDSQGDVRFGLTHAPGAFLGDVVSVELPPPGTKVSAGEPIGLVESTTTVFELQSPLSGVVIAVNPEAESAPRRVTEDPYGEGWLLSIRPAAGEELDTLLAAEEYARFLGEEQAI
- a CDS encoding TonB family protein, with protein sequence MPYRRWFLVCTGISVLLHLLVLWLVYRFPNTVRPPEEVMEVDLADIPRATDFLPARRGILEGRPPRPAPPKAALPPPVLQGRVPDLPVKPDLPPEESFPVSARKASPTPEAKDAQGPPGKEAGGREAKAEPAPSPATPRGAPGKSGAPPKSLRDLTPSLGKMVMARQEPAGGRGQGAATGNAVGTGGKASGEEGVTEEGGGGFRLMPLNAPEVQYISYFASIKRKIELVWQYPYEAATAGIQGELTLDFVIARSGKVDSIELVRSSGSKILDDEAIRSIRTAAPFDPIPTQYKIPSLLIRGRFVYIHGGALRLR
- a CDS encoding HU family DNA-binding protein; translation: MTKAELVEAVREGAGIGKGQAEDAVAAFLGAVTKSLKKGDKLTLTGFGTFSVSNRKARTGRNPQTGETIKIKAAKVPKFSAGKGLKEAVGGKKK
- a CDS encoding universal stress protein, with translation MFTKILLPSDFSGCSAEAARAARRLAECFGSTLIVLHVLDEPAALDPMFRGEVPLELLRGRMEQYAREGMEAFLKANFEGLPGVETRMASGVPYREIVREARECGAGLIVIGTHGRTGVERVIFGSTAEKVVRMAPCPVLSVREGGKEFVHP
- the eno gene encoding phosphopyruvate hydratase, whose amino-acid sequence is MTMIVDVHGREVLDSRGNPTVEVEVLLESGAEGRAIVPSGASTGTREAVELRDGDPKRFMGKGVTKAVRNVNRVIAPKLVGYDATEQVLVDRMLIDLDGTGNKGKLGANAILGASIAVARAAAEACGLPLYRYLGGVGACTLPVPMMNILNGGSHADNNMDIQEFMVMPVGAKSFSEALRMGVETFHNLKKVLKGKGLNTNVGDEGGFAPQLRSNAEAIEVILEAIAKAGYKPGRDVCVALDSAASEFREKGKYVFRKSDKSKRDSAQLVRFYEDLCRQYPIVSIEDGFSEDDWEGWKMFTDALGKKIQIVGDDIFVTNPSILRKGIAKGVANSVLIKLNQIGTVTETIEAIEMAKRAGWTAVVSHRSGETEDSTIADLVVGLSTGQIKTGSASRTDRIAKYNQLLRIEEELGPAARFDGRGVFYNL
- the gpmI gene encoding 2,3-bisphosphoglycerate-independent phosphoglycerate mutase, which translates into the protein MKRPFIALIIMDGWGHREEKEGNAVALADTPFFDRLWAGFPRTLIHASEERVGLPSGQMGNSEVGHLNLGAGRVVYQDLVRISKSVRTGDFFRNPVLGAAMDAARDKGKALHLVGLLSDGGVHSLHTHLYALLRMAKERGVPNVFLHPVFDGRDTPPQSGIDHLRALLARAGEIGAGEVATVVGRYYTMDRDNRWDRVERAYKAMVRGEGTAAGDPVAAVAASYAAGKTDEFIEPVVIVRDGRPVGRIAPGDSMIFFNFRADRAREITRALTQETFDRFPRPERLSLTYACMTTYDETFGLPVAFPPQRLDNILARVLADAGLTNLRIAETEKYAHVTYFFNGGEETVYPGETRILIPSPSVPTYDLKPEMSAYEVGERAVAEIASGKHAMMVLNFANGDMVGHTGVLPAAIQAIEAVDRNLQRVVEKVWEVGGAALVTADHGNAEQMIDPKTGGPFTAHTTNLVPLVFADPRAVGSRLREDRALEDLAPTILNLLALPVPAEMTGADVREA
- a CDS encoding response regulator, which produces MGYSWEGRSPVLVVSNDPAVRDMLASLLSGEGFHVALAGSGAEAMKIAANAPFDIVLVEQFLPDFSGVEFKRRLTRVSPETRVVVLSSFTTIRSSDDVLRFGTSDFIIDQREIVELLRAPSAVRQEIPIPAAGDERLKKCLVDTIDVLVSLLEVNDPFFGGNSHITMEYARSVAKEMKLDGETVDEIVVGSLLHDIGRVGIKSDILVGKGEISESEFKTVRSHCENGAKIIGAVDFPWKVKPIIIHHHERYDGKGYPSGLKGREIPIGARILTVVDAFTAMTAHRPYRSRSLTRGEAILELHRNVGTQFDPEVVELFTSVVDRQFHFRGLGPKPRILMVDDEIDYLTLLKLKLVNEGFDVAVADNAEDALAVMKKDPPDLVVADVMMPGTDGIAMFRKMREANAPWGDTPLIFLSGKDESQTKVDALHLGAEDFLVKPVDLKELAARIRNVIRRDVKWRKAASGTTQAVGVIGDLKNLGVPDIVQTLHLGLKTACVRVTGRGGDGKIWFENGRIRHAELGSLSGEHAFYEMLRWQEGPFVIVHGQSTKLRTIEMDEMQLMMEGLRRLDEERKEDPAR
- a CDS encoding PilZ domain-containing protein; the encoded protein is MTLFRRERRAKERYRPLATVVFTVRSGKDPGRVSSPVTGEVHDVSTTGMSVVTPRLAPDGIHIMYDTLMTFRNRIDATIFPEGKPPVRVQGTVAWFRAADTPAGFYIFGMRFDQEAPVLEELLLTGRKPPG